In Providencia sneebia DSM 19967, one DNA window encodes the following:
- a CDS encoding DNA polymerase III subunit theta: protein MHNLAELPKEEKDKVNVDLAASGVAYLERLGKPVIDVEIERQQPEHLREYFRERLVYYRELSKRFPQGYEYDREG, encoded by the coding sequence ATGCACAATCTCGCAGAACTACCAAAAGAAGAAAAAGACAAAGTAAATGTCGATTTAGCTGCTTCAGGAGTCGCGTATCTTGAAAGACTCGGCAAGCCCGTAATCGATGTCGAGATTGAACGACAACAACCCGAACACTTGCGCGAGTACTTTCGTGAGCGTTTAGTTTATTACAGAGAATTGAGCAAGCGGTTTCCGCAGGGATATGAGTACGACAGAGAGGGTTAG
- a CDS encoding AcrZ family multidrug efflux pump-associated protein produces the protein MLEIIKSMGFALLMVPVVMFLIMGLIYGLGAFFNLLSKAHVPHHHSENNK, from the coding sequence ATGTTAGAAATTATTAAAAGTATGGGCTTCGCCTTGTTGATGGTACCAGTCGTTATGTTTTTAATTATGGGGCTGATCTATGGGCTAGGTGCTTTCTTTAACTTGTTATCTAAAGCGCATGTTCCACACCATCATTCTGAGAATAATAAATAA
- the modA gene encoding molybdate ABC transporter substrate-binding protein encodes MKKSLIKLLAGATITLSMASHTFAAEKITVFAAASLTNAMNDISAQYKKEKNVEVVSSYASSSTLARQIEQGAPANLFISADQQWMDYAIDKHLMVENTRYTLLGNELVLIAPKDSKIEKVEINKQTEWKKLLDGGRLAVGDPDHVPVGIYAKEALTTLGAWDTVNPLLARTNNVRSGMALVERDEAPLGIVYGSDAVASDKVKVVGVFPADTHKPVEYPMAIVKDQDNQATRDFYEYLKTPAASEVFKRYGFAPR; translated from the coding sequence ATGAAAAAAAGTTTGATCAAATTACTCGCGGGTGCCACGATTACACTTTCTATGGCAAGTCATACTTTTGCAGCTGAAAAAATTACTGTTTTTGCAGCCGCTTCTCTGACTAATGCTATGAATGATATTTCAGCGCAATATAAAAAAGAGAAAAATGTTGAAGTCGTCTCTTCTTATGCTTCTTCATCAACCCTTGCTCGTCAAATCGAACAAGGCGCTCCTGCAAACTTGTTTATTTCTGCTGATCAACAATGGATGGATTATGCTATTGATAAACATCTAATGGTTGAAAATACACGTTATACCTTATTGGGTAATGAACTTGTATTAATCGCACCAAAAGATTCCAAAATTGAAAAAGTAGAAATTAATAAACAAACAGAATGGAAAAAACTGCTTGATGGCGGCCGTTTAGCGGTTGGCGATCCTGATCATGTGCCTGTGGGAATTTATGCGAAAGAAGCCCTAACAACACTTGGTGCATGGGATACTGTTAACCCATTATTAGCGCGTACAAATAACGTCCGTAGTGGTATGGCATTGGTTGAACGTGATGAAGCTCCACTAGGTATTGTTTACGGTTCAGATGCAGTAGCCAGTGATAAAGTTAAAGTAGTTGGTGTTTTCCCTGCTGATACACATAAGCCAGTTGAATATCCAATGGCGATTGTGAAAGACCAAGATAATCAAGCGACTCGTGATTTCTATGAATACCTCAAAACGCCAGCCGCTTCTGAGGTCTTTAAACGTTACGGTTTCGCTCCACGTTAA
- the modB gene encoding molybdate ABC transporter permease subunit: MLSAYEWEAIYLSLKVSSVAVVLSLPLGILVAWILVRCHFPGKTLLDSIIHLPLVLPPVVIGYLLLISMGRRGFIGEWLYNWFGFSFTFSWRGAALASAVVAFPLMVRAIRLALEAVDRKLEQAARTLGATPLRVFFTITIPLSLPGIIVGVVLAFARSLGEFGATITFVSNIPGETQTIPLAMYTLIETPGAEVDAARLCIIAIVLALISLLMSEWLTRWGKKRLGII, from the coding sequence ATGTTAAGTGCTTATGAATGGGAAGCGATTTATTTAAGTTTAAAAGTATCAAGTGTGGCAGTTGTTTTAAGTCTACCTCTTGGCATTTTAGTGGCTTGGATATTAGTTCGCTGTCATTTCCCCGGCAAAACACTGCTCGATAGCATTATCCATTTACCACTGGTGTTGCCACCAGTGGTCATTGGTTATTTATTATTGATCAGTATGGGACGCCGAGGATTTATTGGTGAATGGTTATATAACTGGTTTGGTTTTAGCTTTACTTTTAGTTGGCGTGGAGCGGCATTAGCTTCTGCTGTTGTTGCATTTCCATTAATGGTTCGAGCAATACGTTTAGCGCTTGAAGCCGTTGATCGTAAGTTGGAACAAGCCGCAAGAACGTTAGGTGCAACACCATTACGCGTTTTTTTCACAATCACTATTCCGTTATCTCTTCCAGGTATTATTGTTGGGGTTGTGCTTGCGTTTGCGCGCTCATTAGGTGAATTTGGCGCAACAATTACCTTCGTATCAAATATTCCGGGTGAAACTCAAACTATTCCTCTTGCAATGTATACCTTAATTGAAACACCAGGTGCAGAAGTCGATGCTGCCAGATTGTGTATTATTGCGATTGTATTAGCGCTGATCTCGTTATTGATGTCAGAATGGCTAACACGTTGGGGCAAAAAACGACTGGGGATAATCTAA
- the modC gene encoding molybdenum ABC transporter ATP-binding protein ModC, translating to MLELDFSQKLGDLQLEVKTELPTESITAVFGLSGAGKTSLINVIGGLTKPNKGRIVLNGRTLVDIEKGICLPPEKRHIGYVFQDARLFPHYRVKSNLRYGMPPKMNSRFDEIVGLLGIEKLLDRFPITLSGGEKQRVAIGRALLTAPEILLMDEPLASLDLPRKRELLPYLEKLSQDVKIPILYVSHSLDEILRLADKVIVMAQGKVKAFGLLEDVWASSALRPWLQQETLSSVLSVTCHSHHPDYAMTSVIVGGQKLWIPRINNQEGDELRLRIDASDVSLALEKPQMSSIRNILSTEVVEWEENGEQVDVKLDVGDQHYLWARITRWAKDELSLRKGMLVYAQVKSISLSRQITLHTSPHSVVGRVHSR from the coding sequence ATGTTAGAGCTAGACTTTTCCCAGAAACTTGGTGATTTGCAACTTGAAGTTAAAACCGAGTTACCAACAGAAAGCATTACCGCAGTATTTGGGCTTTCCGGAGCCGGTAAAACATCACTCATCAATGTCATTGGCGGATTGACTAAACCAAATAAGGGGCGAATTGTCCTGAATGGACGTACATTAGTTGATATTGAAAAGGGGATTTGTCTTCCTCCCGAAAAACGGCATATTGGCTATGTATTTCAAGATGCTCGGTTATTTCCTCATTATCGAGTTAAAAGTAATTTGCGTTATGGTATGCCGCCAAAGATGAATAGTCGTTTTGATGAAATTGTTGGCTTATTAGGAATCGAAAAATTACTCGACCGTTTTCCAATTACTTTGTCTGGTGGTGAAAAGCAGCGAGTGGCAATTGGTCGCGCACTATTGACCGCACCTGAAATTTTATTGATGGATGAACCGCTTGCATCATTAGATTTACCGCGTAAACGTGAATTATTGCCTTATCTTGAAAAATTATCTCAAGATGTCAAAATCCCTATCCTTTATGTTAGCCATAGTCTCGATGAAATATTGCGTCTTGCAGATAAAGTTATTGTTATGGCACAAGGTAAAGTAAAAGCATTTGGCCTATTAGAGGACGTTTGGGCGAGTAGTGCATTACGACCGTGGTTGCAACAAGAAACGTTAAGCAGTGTGCTGAGTGTGACATGTCACAGCCATCATCCTGATTATGCAATGACTTCTGTTATTGTTGGCGGACAAAAATTGTGGATACCGCGCATTAATAATCAAGAAGGTGATGAATTACGCTTGCGTATTGATGCCTCGGATGTGTCATTAGCATTAGAAAAACCGCAAATGAGCAGTATTCGAAATATTCTCTCAACGGAAGTCGTTGAGTGGGAAGAAAATGGCGAGCAAGTGGATGTGAAGCTAGATGTTGGCGATCAACATTATTTATGGGCAAGAATTACGCGTTGGGCGAAGGATGAGTTGTCGCTTAGAAAAGGGATGTTGGTTTATGCGCAGGTGAAGAGTATTTCTCTCAGTCGCCAAATTACCCTTCATACTTCTCCCCATAGCGTTGTTGGTCGCGTTCACTCGCGCTAG
- a CDS encoding pyridoxal phosphatase, which translates to MSYRVIALDLDGTLLDPQKKILPESLAALNEARRQGVKVLIVTGRHHVAIHPFYQALNLDTPAICCNGTYLYDYLGKKVLESNPMTLDSVEKMINRLHGTDIQHLMYVDDAMLYNAPTEGIKRTLSWAETLPEAQRPTIQFVENYADVMHNYNSIWKFAVSSENLDQLKEVISGIENDFNLECEWSWVDQVDVGRKGNSKGQRLKQWVESQGMTMNDVVAFGDNFNDLSMLTTAGLGVAMGNAVDEIKQKAKLVTRDNTQPGIAEVIHKYVL; encoded by the coding sequence ATGTCTTACCGCGTTATTGCGCTCGATCTTGATGGAACACTACTTGATCCTCAAAAGAAAATCCTTCCTGAATCTCTCGCTGCACTAAATGAAGCTAGACGCCAAGGTGTCAAAGTTTTAATTGTGACAGGTCGTCACCATGTTGCTATCCATCCTTTTTATCAAGCGCTCAATCTTGATACACCAGCAATCTGCTGTAATGGCACTTATCTCTATGACTATTTAGGTAAAAAAGTTCTAGAGTCCAATCCCATGACATTAGATTCTGTTGAAAAGATGATTAATCGGCTTCATGGTACAGATATACAGCATTTGATGTATGTTGATGATGCCATGCTATATAACGCGCCGACAGAAGGAATTAAAAGGACATTGAGCTGGGCGGAAACATTACCTGAAGCGCAGCGCCCTACTATCCAGTTTGTCGAAAATTATGCAGACGTTATGCATAACTATAATTCGATTTGGAAATTTGCTGTTAGCTCAGAAAATTTAGATCAACTCAAAGAAGTCATTAGCGGCATTGAAAATGATTTTAATTTAGAGTGTGAATGGTCATGGGTTGACCAAGTGGATGTCGGCCGTAAAGGTAATAGCAAAGGCCAAAGACTTAAACAGTGGGTTGAATCTCAAGGAATGACAATGAATGATGTCGTTGCTTTTGGTGATAATTTTAATGATTTAAGTATGCTAACGACAGCTGGTTTAGGTGTTGCTATGGGAAATGCAGTTGATGAAATCAAACAGAAAGCTAAATTAGTCACACGCGATAACACTCAACCCGGCATCGCTGAAGTCATCCACAAATACGTTCTATAG
- the pgl gene encoding 6-phosphogluconolactonase has product MNQVIYVASPESHQIHVWSMNDVGELTLLQTVTTPGEVQPMVVSHDKKYLYIGVRPDFRVVTYQIEEDGTLNFKAETSIPGTPVHLSLDNNGKYLFVPSYHQHNLAVLPIDNNGIPQTAIQVVEGLRNPHSSHVDVDNQQLWVPCLGEDHIRLFDLHEDGTLTEASADQISSEKGAGPRHLALHPQEKVIYCINELDSTINVYRKYTRYRQIQHINVYPEGSESQRWAADIHITPDGRHLYASERSDSYISHFLISEESGELTLAATYPTEKQPRGFNIDATGRFLISSGQKSDSISVSKIDSITGELTELARYPVGKGPMWVTILAR; this is encoded by the coding sequence ATGAATCAGGTTATTTATGTCGCAAGCCCAGAAAGCCATCAAATCCATGTTTGGTCAATGAATGATGTTGGTGAGCTTACTCTCTTGCAAACGGTGACTACACCTGGTGAAGTACAGCCAATGGTTGTGAGTCATGATAAAAAGTATCTTTATATTGGGGTTCGACCTGATTTTCGCGTAGTGACATATCAAATTGAAGAAGATGGTACGTTGAATTTTAAAGCGGAAACCAGTATCCCGGGTACGCCAGTGCATTTGTCACTGGATAATAATGGGAAATACCTGTTTGTTCCTTCTTATCACCAACATAATCTTGCCGTTTTACCAATTGATAATAATGGTATTCCACAAACGGCAATCCAAGTGGTAGAAGGCCTGCGTAACCCACATTCATCTCATGTCGATGTTGATAATCAACAGCTTTGGGTGCCGTGTCTTGGTGAGGATCATATCCGTTTATTTGATTTACATGAAGATGGCACATTAACGGAAGCCTCGGCAGATCAAATAAGTTCTGAAAAAGGTGCAGGTCCTCGCCATTTAGCATTACATCCACAAGAAAAAGTGATTTATTGTATCAATGAGCTAGATTCTACGATTAATGTTTATCGCAAATATACACGTTATCGCCAAATTCAGCATATTAATGTTTATCCAGAAGGAAGTGAAAGCCAGCGCTGGGCAGCAGATATTCACATCACGCCTGACGGGCGCCATCTTTATGCAAGTGAACGCTCAGACAGTTATATTAGCCATTTTTTAATTTCAGAAGAAAGTGGTGAATTGACATTAGCTGCAACTTATCCGACAGAAAAACAACCTCGCGGTTTTAATATTGATGCAACGGGGCGTTTTTTAATTTCAAGTGGACAAAAATCAGATAGTATTTCTGTTTCGAAAATAGATTCAATTACAGGCGAATTAACTGAATTAGCACGTTACCCTGTGGGCAAAGGCCCTATGTGGGTCACGATATTAGCACGCTAA
- a CDS encoding helix-turn-helix domain-containing protein: MDIHYFIGIKIKSRRKELGFSGSDLAKKLNISQQQVSRYENGVNKIPLNHLVKIAIILKCPIDWFFEGCILDEDYFIEDNIIKEKNIDLKYTAESVIIPDENII, translated from the coding sequence ATGGATATTCATTATTTCATTGGAATTAAAATAAAGTCACGCCGAAAAGAATTGGGTTTTTCAGGTTCTGATTTGGCTAAGAAATTAAATATAAGTCAACAGCAGGTATCTCGCTATGAGAATGGTGTTAATAAAATACCTTTAAATCACTTAGTTAAAATAGCGATTATATTAAAGTGTCCGATAGACTGGTTCTTCGAAGGATGTATTCTTGATGAAGATTATTTTATTGAGGATAATATAATTAAAGAAAAAAATATTGATTTAAAATATACGGCAGAAAGTGTGATTATTCCTGATGAAAATATTATTTAA